A genomic segment from Perca flavescens isolate YP-PL-M2 chromosome 13, PFLA_1.0, whole genome shotgun sequence encodes:
- the rpl23a gene encoding large ribosomal subunit protein uL23, which translates to MHYTAGNPVQSSFLNMAPKVKKEAVPAKTEAKSKALKAKKAVLKGVHSQRKKKIRTSPTFRRPKTLRLRRQPKYPRKSAPRRNKLDHYAIIKFPLTTESAMKKIEDNNTLVFIVDVKANKHQIKHAVKKLYDIDVAKVNTLIRPDGEKKAYVRLAPDYDALDVANKIGII; encoded by the exons ATGCATTATACTGCAGGAAACCCCGTTCAGTCTTCCTTTCTCAACATGGCACCGAAGGTGAAGAAGGAAG CTGTCCCTGCCAAGACTGAGGCCAAGTCAAAGGCTCTGAAGGCCAAAAAGGCTGTGCTCAAGGGTGTACACAgccagaggaagaagaaaatcaGGACTTCTCCTACCTTCCGTCGACCTAAAACACTTCGTCTGCGCAGGCAGCCCAAGTATCCCCGCAAGAGTGCTCCTCGCAGGAACAA GTTGGATCACTATGCCATCATCAAGTTCCCCTTGACAACAGAGTCCGCCATGAAGAAGATTGAGGACAACAACACACTTGTGTTTATTGTGGACGTCAAGGCGAACAAACACCAGATTAAACACGCTGTCAAGAAGCTGTACGACATAGACGTCGCCAAAGTCAACACACTCATCAG GCCTGACGGTGAGAAGAAGGCGTACGTTCGTCTCGCACCAGATTACGATGCGTTGGATGTTGCTAACAAG ATTGGCATCATCTAA
- the ddx52 gene encoding putative ATP-dependent RNA helicase DDX52, which translates to MDAFELFRKLGAGAKFDLKKFGQDAARFKVARSHGGEASLDALSAIDYFGRGPTNGSQSSSIGLEEEKDDGDDGDGEEYEVGSESGDSGAGGKRKQREKDVRTKKKKKKSNKVEVEAGGGALEDVEGSGITWTSALDRKIQNLPSDGKEKSSLKRLKHLHQEKVNRIRSQHRINVHGCDVPNPVCTFEELQSEYRLNPRVLQNLKDAGLSSPTPVQMQAIPLMMHGRELLACAPTGSGKTLAFCLPLLTHLQQPANLGFRAVVISPTRELANQTYRELLRLSEGVGFRVHIMDKASLAAKKYGPQSNKKYDILVSTPNRLVFLLKQDPPALDLSSVEWLVVDESDKLFEGGKTGFREQLAAVFLACSGSKVRRAFFSATCTPDVEQWCRLNLDNLVSVNIGHRNTAVDSVEQDLLFVGTENGKLVAMRDIIKKGFLPPMLVFVQSIDRARELFHELVYEGINVDVIHADRTQQQRDNVVNSFRSGKIWVLICTALLARGIDFKGVNLVLNYDFPTSSVEYIHRIGRTGRAGHQGKAITFFTENDKPLLRSIANVIKQAGCPVPDYMIGFKKIHSKVKRRLEKKPPTRSTICTTPRFLMKKKGKAPNKGQKREKQAAGGKQKEENGSQTAVQMQKGEKTTKGQELKRRNKTQKEGGREKHKKASEKTGSNSSGAKLKKKKGKKNKPQEQ; encoded by the exons ATGGACGCCTTCGAGTTGTTTCGGAAACTCGGAGCTGGAGCAAAATTTGACCTGAAGAAGTTTGGTCAAGACGCCGCTCGGTTTAAG GTTGCCAGGTCTCACGGAGGGGAAGCGTCTTTAGATGCTCTCTCTGCGATCGACTACTTTGGAAGAGGACCAACCAATGGATCCCAGAGCAGTTCAATAGgactggaggaggagaaggatgatggtgatgatggtgatggagAGGAGTATGAGGTGGGAAGTGAAAGTGGAGATTCTGGTGCAGGAGGCAAAAGGAAGCAAAGGGAGAAAGACGTGAGgacgaaaaagaaaaagaagaaaagcaaCAAGGTGGAGGTGGAAG CTGGTGGTGGAGCGCTGGAAGACGTGGAGGGAAGCGGCATCACCTGGACCTCCGCATTGGACAGAAAGATTCAAAACCTGCCGAGTGACGGGAAGGAGAAATCCTCGCTGAAGAGGCTGAAGCATCTTCATCAGGAAAAG GTGAATCGTATTCGCTCTCAACACCGTATAAATGTGCACGGCTGCGATGTACCCAACCCTGTGTGCACATTTGAGGAGCTCCAGTCCGAGTATCGTCTCAACCCACGTGTCCTTCAGAACCTCAAAGACGCAGGGCTGAGCTCCCCGACGCCAGTACAGATGCAGGCGATACCGCTCATGATGCAT GGTCGGGAGCTCCTGGCCTGCGCTCCCACAGGATCAGGAAAGACTTTAGCTTTCTGTCTCCCGCTGCTCACCCACCTGCAGCAGCCGGCCAACCTGGGCTTCAGAGCTGTGGTCATCTCCCCGACCAGAGAACTGGCCAACCag aCCTACAGAGAGCTGCTCCGCCTGTCGGAGGGAGTAGGATTTAGAGTTCACATCATGGACAAAGCCTCTCTGGCAGCCAAGAAATATGGACCGCAGTCAAACAAAAAATACG ATATACTCGTCAGTACTCCAAACAGACTCGTCTTCCTTCTCAAGCAGGATCCTCCAGCTCTCGACCTCAGCAG TGTGGAGTGGCTGGTTGTCGATGAGTCTGATAAGCTGTTTGAGGGCGGTAAGACGGGCTTCAGGGAGCAGCTCGCCGCAGTCTTTCTGGCCTGTTCTGGTTCGAAGGTGCGCAGGGCTTTCTTCAGCGCCACCTGCACGCCAGATGTAGAGCAGTGGTGCCGTCTGAACCTAGACAACCTGGTGTCTGTCAACATTGGACACAG AAATACGGCAGTTGACTCTGTGGAACAGGATCTGCTGTTTGTTGGGACGGAGAACGGCAAACTGGTGGCCATGAGGGATATCATCAAAAAA GGTTTCCTGCCTCCCATGCTGGTGTTTGTGCAGTCTATAGACCGAGCACGGGAGCTTTTCCACGAGTTGGTGTACGAAGGCATCAATGTAGACGTGATCCACGCAGACCGCACGCAGCAGCAG AGGGACAACGTAGTGAACAGTTTCCGGTCTGGTAAAATTTGGGTGTTGATCTGCACGGCTCTGCTCGCCAGAGGAATCGACTTTAAAGGAGTCAACCTCGTGCTGAACTACGACTTCCCCACCAGCTCTGTGGAGTACATCCACCGAAttg GTCGGACTGGTAGAGCTGGACATCAGGGGAAGGCCATCaccttcttcacagaaaatgacaaGCCACTGCTGCGCAG CATCGCCAACGTGATAAAACAAGCTGGCTGTCCCGTACCCGACTACATGATTGGCTTCAAGAAGATACACAG CAAAGTGAAGCGGAGACTTGAAAAGAAACCTCCCACGAGAAGCACCATCTGCACAACCCCTCGCTTCTTAATGAAGAAAAAAGGCAAAGCTCCAAATAAAGGACAGAAAAGAGAGAAGCAGGCAGCAGGCGGTAAGCAGAAAGAAGAAAATGGATCTCAAACCGCCGTACAGATGCAGAAAGGAGAAAAGACGACAAAAGGACAGGAGCTGaagagaagaaataaaacacagaaagaagggggaagagaaaaacacaaaaaggcgTCTGAGAAGACAGGATCGAATTCTTCTGGGGCCAAGTTAAAAAA GAAAAAGGGGAAGAAAAATAAGCCACAAGAGCAATAG